Genomic DNA from Mycolicibacterium helvum:
GCAAGGCCTGGGTCACCGAATGCCTGCGGGCGGCCTATCCGCTGGGCGCCGGCCACGGCCCGGTATCGGCGCTGTTCCGGCTGCAATCGCTCGGCGAGAAACCGGAGACGGATCGCGCGTGAGCCTCGGCCTCGACGACATCGCCGGCGTCGCTCACCGGCCGGCGGGCCCACCGGCAGGTGTCGTGATGCTGACCCACGGGGCCGGCGGCAGCCGGGAGTCCCCGCTGCTGATCCGGATCTGCGATGAGTGGGCGGCCCGCGGCTGGCTGGCGGTGCGCTACAACCTGCCGTACCGGCGGCGTCGGCCGAAGGGGCCACCGTCGGGATCGGCGGCCGGCGACCGTGACGGCATCGTCGAGGCGCTCACGCTGGCCCGCACGCTAGCCGACGGTCCGGTGATCGCGGGCGGGCATTCCTACGGTGGCAGGCAGACCTCGATGGTCGCCGCCGAGCACCCCGAGCTCGTCGACCTGCTGACCCTGTTCTCGTATCCGCTGCATCCGCCCGGCAAGCCCGACCGGCTGCGCACCGAACACTTCGGCGCCATCACCGTCTCGACCGTGTTCACTCACGGCACCTCCGACCCGTTCGGCAGCATCGAGGAAGTTCGCGACGCAGTCCGCGCAATCCCCGGGCCCGTCGAGATCGTCGAGATCACCGGGGCGCGCCACGATCTCGGGTCCACGTCACTCGATGTCCCGGCGCTCGCGGTCGATGCGGCCCTTCGAGCGCTGAGCGACCCACCTTCGGCGACATAGGTCCCGGAGACTCGGGCCAAAGGGCTTTACCTTACTCGCGAGTAAGATACGGTATTCTGGCTGCATGCCATCGACGCAGCTCGACGCGATCATCGTCGGCGCAGGTTTCGCAGGAATCGGTGCGGCAATACAGCTCAAACGCCTGGGGTTCGACAATTTCGTCGTGCTGGACCGCGAGGACGACTTGGGCGGCACCTGGTACGTCAACCACTACCCCGGGCTGACCGTCGACGTTCCGACCACCACGTACTCCTACTTCTTCGAACCGAACCCGAACTGGAACCGGCTGTTCTCCACCGGAGCCGAGATCAAGCAGTACGCCGACAATGTCGCCGACAAGTACGACGTGCGCCGCC
This window encodes:
- a CDS encoding alpha/beta hydrolase family protein: MSLGLDDIAGVAHRPAGPPAGVVMLTHGAGGSRESPLLIRICDEWAARGWLAVRYNLPYRRRRPKGPPSGSAAGDRDGIVEALTLARTLADGPVIAGGHSYGGRQTSMVAAEHPELVDLLTLFSYPLHPPGKPDRLRTEHFGAITVSTVFTHGTSDPFGSIEEVRDAVRAIPGPVEIVEITGARHDLGSTSLDVPALAVDAALRALSDPPSAT